The following are from one region of the Siniperca chuatsi isolate FFG_IHB_CAS linkage group LG21, ASM2008510v1, whole genome shotgun sequence genome:
- the LOC122869578 gene encoding nitric oxide synthase-interacting protein isoform X2 codes for MTRHGKNCTAGAVYTYHEKKKDTAASGYGTQSIRLGKDAIKDFDCCCLSLQPCQDPVVTPDGYLYEKQAILEYILHQKTEIAKKMKAYEKQKQAQKSNSQLESKSEERERVERFKTRENSIVSKPINPFTSGQNKGSEKGRTDSSPAEASSAGSAATSSQSLPSFWIPSLTPEAKPTLLKKPSKAVLCPMSGRHIKMNELIAVRFTPLDSSLDRVALLTRQDRYVCAVTRDTLGNSVPCAVLRPSGAVVTQECVEKLIKKDMIDPVTGDKLSDKDIIPLQRGGTGFAASGVDLRAKEARPVMQV; via the exons ATGACTCGCCATGGAAAGAACTGCACGGCCGGAGCTGTGTACACATACCACGAGAAGAAGAAAGATACAG CCGCGTCTGGTTACGGAACACAGAGCATTCGACTGGGCAAAGATGCCATCAAAGACTTCGACTGCTGCTGCCTGTCCCTGCAGCCCTGCCAGGATCCTGTGGTGAC TCCAGATGGATACTTGTATGAAAAACAGGCCATTCTTGAATACATTCTGCACCAGAAGACAGAAATTGCCAAAAAGATGAAG GCGTATGAGAAGCAGAAGCAAGCGCAGAAGAGCAACAGCCAACTTGAGTCCAAgtcagaggaaagagagagggtggagaggTTTAAAACCAGGGAGAACAGCATTGTGTCCAAACCCATCAACCCATTCACATCTG GGCAGAACAAAGGGAGTGAGAAGGGCAGGACAGACAGCAGCCCAGCAGAAGCCTCCAGCGCTGGTTCAGCTGCCACGTCCAGCCAGAGCCTGCCCAGTTTCTGGATCCCTTCTCTGACACCGGAGGCCAAGCCTACCCTGCTCAAGAAACCA AGTAAGGCTGTGTTATGTCCCATGTCAGGACGACACATTAAGATGAATGAGCTTATCGCAGTGCGCTTCACCCCGCTGGACTCCAGCCTGGACCGAGTGGCCCTGCTCACCCGCCAG GACAGGTATGTATGTGCAGTAACCAGAGACACCCTGGGCAACAGTGTTCCCTGCGCTGTTCTGAGACCCTC GGGTGCTGTGGTCACTCAGGAGTGTGTGGAGAAGTTGATCAAGAAGGACATGATTGATCCGGTGACTGGAGACAAACTGTCCGACAAAGACATCATACCACTGCAGAGG GGTGGAACTGGCTTCGCTGCCTCCGGGGTTGACCTCCGTGCCAAAGAGGCTCGACCAGTGATGCAAGTGTGA
- the LOC122869578 gene encoding nitric oxide synthase-interacting protein isoform X3, protein MERTARPELCTHTTRRRKIQRVVWLSPCSAASGYGTQSIRLGKDAIKDFDCCCLSLQPCQDPVVTPDGYLYEKQAILEYILHQKTEIAKKMKAYEKQKQAQKSNSQLESKSEERERVERFKTRENSIVSKPINPFTSGQNKGSEKGRTDSSPAEASSAGSAATSSQSLPSFWIPSLTPEAKPTLLKKPSKAVLCPMSGRHIKMNELIAVRFTPLDSSLDRVALLTRQDRGAVVTQECVEKLIKKDMIDPVTGDKLSDKDIIPLQRGGTGFAASGVDLRAKEARPVMQV, encoded by the exons ATGGAAAGAACTGCACGGCCGGAGCTGTGTACACATACCACGAGAAGAAGAAAGATACAG CGTGTCGTGTGGCTCTCCCCCTGCTCAGCCGCGTCTGGTTACGGAACACAGAGCATTCGACTGGGCAAAGATGCCATCAAAGACTTCGACTGCTGCTGCCTGTCCCTGCAGCCCTGCCAGGATCCTGTGGTGAC TCCAGATGGATACTTGTATGAAAAACAGGCCATTCTTGAATACATTCTGCACCAGAAGACAGAAATTGCCAAAAAGATGAAG GCGTATGAGAAGCAGAAGCAAGCGCAGAAGAGCAACAGCCAACTTGAGTCCAAgtcagaggaaagagagagggtggagaggTTTAAAACCAGGGAGAACAGCATTGTGTCCAAACCCATCAACCCATTCACATCTG GGCAGAACAAAGGGAGTGAGAAGGGCAGGACAGACAGCAGCCCAGCAGAAGCCTCCAGCGCTGGTTCAGCTGCCACGTCCAGCCAGAGCCTGCCCAGTTTCTGGATCCCTTCTCTGACACCGGAGGCCAAGCCTACCCTGCTCAAGAAACCA AGTAAGGCTGTGTTATGTCCCATGTCAGGACGACACATTAAGATGAATGAGCTTATCGCAGTGCGCTTCACCCCGCTGGACTCCAGCCTGGACCGAGTGGCCCTGCTCACCCGCCAG GACAG GGGTGCTGTGGTCACTCAGGAGTGTGTGGAGAAGTTGATCAAGAAGGACATGATTGATCCGGTGACTGGAGACAAACTGTCCGACAAAGACATCATACCACTGCAGAGG GGTGGAACTGGCTTCGCTGCCTCCGGGGTTGACCTCCGTGCCAAAGAGGCTCGACCAGTGATGCAAGTGTGA
- the LOC122869578 gene encoding nitric oxide synthase-interacting protein isoform X1: MERTARPELCTHTTRRRKIQRVVWLSPCSAASGYGTQSIRLGKDAIKDFDCCCLSLQPCQDPVVTPDGYLYEKQAILEYILHQKTEIAKKMKAYEKQKQAQKSNSQLESKSEERERVERFKTRENSIVSKPINPFTSGQNKGSEKGRTDSSPAEASSAGSAATSSQSLPSFWIPSLTPEAKPTLLKKPSKAVLCPMSGRHIKMNELIAVRFTPLDSSLDRVALLTRQDRYVCAVTRDTLGNSVPCAVLRPSGAVVTQECVEKLIKKDMIDPVTGDKLSDKDIIPLQRGGTGFAASGVDLRAKEARPVMQV, from the exons ATGGAAAGAACTGCACGGCCGGAGCTGTGTACACATACCACGAGAAGAAGAAAGATACAG CGTGTCGTGTGGCTCTCCCCCTGCTCAGCCGCGTCTGGTTACGGAACACAGAGCATTCGACTGGGCAAAGATGCCATCAAAGACTTCGACTGCTGCTGCCTGTCCCTGCAGCCCTGCCAGGATCCTGTGGTGAC TCCAGATGGATACTTGTATGAAAAACAGGCCATTCTTGAATACATTCTGCACCAGAAGACAGAAATTGCCAAAAAGATGAAG GCGTATGAGAAGCAGAAGCAAGCGCAGAAGAGCAACAGCCAACTTGAGTCCAAgtcagaggaaagagagagggtggagaggTTTAAAACCAGGGAGAACAGCATTGTGTCCAAACCCATCAACCCATTCACATCTG GGCAGAACAAAGGGAGTGAGAAGGGCAGGACAGACAGCAGCCCAGCAGAAGCCTCCAGCGCTGGTTCAGCTGCCACGTCCAGCCAGAGCCTGCCCAGTTTCTGGATCCCTTCTCTGACACCGGAGGCCAAGCCTACCCTGCTCAAGAAACCA AGTAAGGCTGTGTTATGTCCCATGTCAGGACGACACATTAAGATGAATGAGCTTATCGCAGTGCGCTTCACCCCGCTGGACTCCAGCCTGGACCGAGTGGCCCTGCTCACCCGCCAG GACAGGTATGTATGTGCAGTAACCAGAGACACCCTGGGCAACAGTGTTCCCTGCGCTGTTCTGAGACCCTC GGGTGCTGTGGTCACTCAGGAGTGTGTGGAGAAGTTGATCAAGAAGGACATGATTGATCCGGTGACTGGAGACAAACTGTCCGACAAAGACATCATACCACTGCAGAGG GGTGGAACTGGCTTCGCTGCCTCCGGGGTTGACCTCCGTGCCAAAGAGGCTCGACCAGTGATGCAAGTGTGA